One segment of Ascidiaceihabitans donghaensis DNA contains the following:
- the fghA gene encoding S-formylglutathione hydrolase, which yields MKTLSENACFGGTQGVYSHASTSCACDMTFAVFLPEEAKDGPVPVLWYLSGLTCTHENAMTKAGAQAWAAEHGIALIFPDTSPRGDDVADDEAYDLGKGAGFYVDATQDPWAPNFQMWTYITDELPALIGENFAIDMDRQGITGHSMGGHGALTMAMGLPGRFKSVSAFAPISNPTAADWGRKQLAAYLGDDETKWAAHDATLMMAEKGFDGPILIDTGTNDQFIDLLKPEALAAAIATKRQQATVRLQPGYDHSYFFVSTFMEDHVAFHADALYAE from the coding sequence ATGAAAACCCTATCCGAAAATGCCTGCTTTGGCGGCACACAAGGCGTCTACAGTCATGCGTCGACCTCATGCGCCTGCGACATGACATTTGCGGTTTTCTTGCCGGAAGAAGCAAAAGACGGCCCGGTGCCGGTGCTGTGGTATCTTTCGGGCCTCACATGCACCCACGAAAACGCCATGACAAAAGCCGGTGCACAGGCATGGGCGGCAGAGCACGGAATTGCGCTGATCTTCCCCGACACCTCCCCACGTGGCGATGATGTGGCAGATGATGAGGCGTACGACCTTGGCAAAGGGGCAGGCTTTTATGTGGACGCGACCCAAGATCCTTGGGCCCCCAACTTCCAGATGTGGACCTATATCACCGACGAGCTCCCCGCCCTGATCGGTGAAAACTTCGCCATAGATATGGACCGCCAAGGCATCACAGGCCACTCAATGGGCGGGCACGGCGCGTTGACCATGGCCATGGGCCTGCCCGGTCGTTTCAAATCGGTTTCCGCCTTTGCACCTATCAGCAATCCCACCGCCGCCGACTGGGGCCGCAAACAGCTGGCCGCCTACCTTGGCGATGATGAAACCAAATGGGCCGCCCACGACGCGACACTTATGATGGCAGAAAAAGGGTTCGACGGCCCCATCCTGATCGATACAGGCACCAATGACCAATTCATCGACCTGCTGAAACCCGAAGCACTGGCAGCCGCCATCGCCACCAAACGCCAACAAGCCACCGTGCGCCTGCAACCGGGCTACGACCACAGCTATTTCTTTGTATCCACCTTCATGGAAGACCACGTCGCCTTCCACGCCGACGCCCTTTATGCGGAGTAA
- a CDS encoding AEC family transporter — protein sequence MLAIFLKTLPFFAIIALGYMAGRTKFFSEEATAYLTKFVFYFALSAMIFRFAANLSLSEVWDTRLIAAYLWGTTFVYGIATLVAFFRKLDVPTAAIEAQCAVIGNIGFLGIPMLTLLMGEAAVGPIMMMLAVDLIVFSSLIVILITASRDGRVSIEMLKTVGIGLLKNPMIVAMTLGLLVSGFSIPVPTPANEFLAILGGAATPGALFAIGASLASKSAERLEVAGWLTFCKLVLHPAFVAFGALYLFSVEPYAASVMIAAAALPVAGNVYMLAQHYGAAPQRVSAAILVSTAISILTVSFVIAWVSPG from the coding sequence ATGCTGGCTATCTTCCTCAAAACACTGCCCTTCTTTGCGATCATTGCGCTTGGGTACATGGCGGGACGCACCAAGTTTTTTTCCGAAGAAGCCACAGCTTATCTCACAAAGTTCGTCTTCTATTTTGCACTTTCCGCAATGATCTTCCGATTTGCAGCCAACCTGTCCCTAAGCGAAGTCTGGGACACGCGATTGATTGCGGCCTACCTCTGGGGAACCACATTCGTATATGGCATAGCGACACTGGTGGCATTCTTTCGCAAGCTTGACGTGCCCACCGCCGCCATCGAAGCACAATGTGCTGTCATCGGAAATATCGGCTTTCTAGGTATTCCAATGCTGACACTGCTGATGGGCGAGGCCGCCGTTGGACCAATCATGATGATGCTTGCGGTGGATCTGATTGTATTCTCATCCCTGATTGTCATCTTGATAACGGCATCACGGGATGGCCGTGTATCCATAGAGATGCTCAAAACCGTCGGGATCGGGTTGCTCAAAAATCCGATGATTGTGGCGATGACATTGGGGCTTTTGGTGTCTGGCTTTAGTATTCCGGTGCCCACGCCAGCCAACGAATTTCTTGCAATCCTGGGCGGGGCCGCAACGCCAGGGGCACTGTTTGCGATCGGCGCATCATTGGCATCAAAATCCGCTGAACGTCTCGAAGTGGCAGGCTGGCTCACCTTCTGCAAACTTGTGCTGCACCCGGCATTTGTGGCCTTTGGGGCACTGTATCTTTTTTCAGTCGAACCCTACGCCGCAAGCGTGATGATCGCCGCCGCGGCCTTACCTGTGGCAGGAAATGTTTACATGCTGGCGCAACACTATGGCGCCGCACCACAAAGGGTATCAGCGGCCATCCTTGTTTCAACGGCCATAAGCATTTTGACAGTCAGTTTTGTAATCGCATGGGTCAGCCCCGGTTAG
- a CDS encoding TetR/AcrR family transcriptional regulator translates to MTETVQIVRKGRKFTQVLEGARDVFMADGFEGASVDDIAKAAGVSKATLYSYFPDKRFLFVEVATTECLRQADDAIHNIDRSAPPRQVLFQVGMHFLRFITSTLGQQIFRICVAESDRFPDIGQAFYASGPAVMRREMAEYFEQAVGRGELQIDDLTLAADQFGELCKADVWPRLMFGVSKTVTDAEVTRVVESAVDMFMARYGAQ, encoded by the coding sequence ATGACTGAAACTGTTCAAATCGTGCGCAAAGGCCGCAAATTTACCCAAGTGCTAGAGGGTGCGCGCGATGTCTTTATGGCGGACGGCTTTGAGGGCGCAAGTGTTGACGATATTGCTAAGGCGGCAGGTGTCAGCAAAGCTACGTTGTACAGCTATTTCCCAGATAAACGGTTTTTGTTCGTGGAGGTAGCAACGACTGAATGCTTGCGTCAGGCGGATGATGCCATTCACAACATCGATAGATCTGCACCACCGCGTCAGGTGCTGTTTCAGGTGGGAATGCATTTTTTGCGGTTTATCACATCCACTTTGGGGCAACAGATTTTCCGGATTTGCGTTGCTGAATCGGACCGGTTTCCAGATATTGGCCAAGCCTTCTATGCGTCTGGCCCTGCTGTGATGCGGCGCGAGATGGCGGAGTATTTCGAGCAGGCCGTGGGGCGCGGCGAATTGCAGATAGATGATTTGACTTTGGCCGCCGACCAATTTGGCGAATTGTGTAAAGCCGATGTCTGGCCGCGTCTGATGTTTGGGGTGAGTAAAACTGTGACAGATGCAGAAGTCACCCGCGTCGTTGAAAGTGCGGTGGACATGTTCATGGCACGGTATGGCGCACAATAG